A region from the Catenulispora sp. MAP5-51 genome encodes:
- a CDS encoding response regulator transcription factor, which yields MERIGTEAGARILVVEDDAGIAQSLVRGLARAGYVVDTASTGADALDAPPADVVLLDLGLPDLDGVEVCRRLRRRGDAAIIVVTARGEERDRVATLDEGADDYLVKPFGLAELLARVRAVLRRVRPAGPAVYLHGPLAVDPRTRRVSVSGAEVMLTPKEFDILECLTADPGRVVSRQELLERAWDANWYGPTKVLDVHVAALRRKLGVEGLVETVYGRGFRLGRVAAPTVPAVPGSQQPAPPPSEA from the coding sequence GTGGAGAGGATCGGAACCGAAGCCGGAGCCCGGATCCTGGTGGTCGAGGACGACGCCGGGATCGCCCAGTCGCTGGTCCGCGGCCTGGCCCGGGCCGGGTACGTGGTCGACACCGCGAGCACCGGCGCGGACGCGCTCGACGCCCCGCCGGCCGACGTGGTGCTGCTCGACCTGGGTCTGCCGGACCTGGACGGCGTCGAGGTGTGCCGGCGCCTGCGCCGTCGGGGCGACGCGGCGATCATCGTCGTGACCGCCCGCGGCGAGGAGCGCGACCGGGTCGCGACCCTGGACGAGGGCGCCGATGACTACCTGGTGAAACCGTTCGGCCTGGCCGAGCTGCTGGCCAGAGTGCGCGCGGTGCTGCGCCGGGTCCGCCCGGCGGGACCCGCGGTGTACCTGCACGGACCGCTGGCCGTGGACCCGCGCACCCGCCGCGTCTCCGTCTCGGGCGCCGAGGTGATGCTCACGCCGAAGGAGTTCGACATCCTCGAGTGCCTGACCGCCGACCCGGGCCGCGTGGTCTCCCGGCAGGAGCTGCTGGAGCGGGCCTGGGACGCGAACTGGTACGGGCCGACGAAGGTGCTCGACGTCCACGTCGCCGCGCTGCGCCGCAAGCTCGGGGTCGAGGGGCTGGTCGAGACCGTGTACGGACGCGGGTTCCGGCTCGGCCGGGTCGCCGCGCCGACGGTACCGGCCGTACCGGGATCTCAGCAGCCCGCGCCGCCCCCGTCAGAAGCCTGA
- a CDS encoding ATP-binding protein has protein sequence MTRRIALAFAVLVAVLLVAAVLPLGAAMQSREEQSFRFATISDARQLTAAAEETLDDHHAPGPMDQAVADAQRHGDCAAVYTAAATVIASTACGTAKDASAVALARRALSARTQIVARDGDWLRAAIPVGDDDDAGAVVFARSAESLDHRVDVMWGWLALTAAACLGLGVALAYALARWVARPLLALDTAASRLGEGALDVRAPAESGPPEVRRLAETFNRMAERTETLVHGHRGWVADVSHQLRTPLTALRLRLDVLVGEVGEAAEQAGRPADLAAELISVQEEIERLSRLVDGLLAVARAESVVARREAVPVADIAAERVVAWEPLAHEHGQHLTAVAPPDGGPLPAVLAPGDLEQILDNLIANALAAVPPGGHVRVEAHADRERDRVVVRVIDDGPGMSPAAKQAAFRRFGTSSGTGSGLGLAIVDRLVSANGGEVRLADTDTDTGTNSGTGTGADTDPDARTATDTGGLTVVVELPAA, from the coding sequence ATGACCCGCCGCATCGCCCTGGCCTTCGCCGTGCTCGTCGCGGTCCTGCTCGTGGCCGCCGTCCTGCCGCTCGGCGCGGCGATGCAGTCGCGCGAGGAGCAGTCGTTCCGGTTCGCCACCATCTCCGACGCGCGCCAGCTGACCGCCGCCGCCGAGGAGACCCTCGACGACCACCATGCCCCCGGGCCGATGGACCAGGCGGTCGCCGACGCGCAGCGGCATGGGGACTGCGCGGCCGTCTACACCGCCGCGGCGACCGTCATCGCCTCGACCGCCTGCGGCACCGCGAAGGACGCCTCGGCGGTCGCCCTGGCCCGCCGCGCGCTCTCGGCCCGTACCCAGATCGTCGCCCGCGACGGGGACTGGCTGCGTGCGGCGATCCCGGTCGGCGACGACGACGATGCCGGCGCCGTGGTCTTCGCGCGCTCGGCTGAATCGCTTGACCACCGGGTCGACGTCATGTGGGGCTGGCTCGCGCTGACCGCCGCCGCCTGCCTGGGCCTCGGTGTGGCCCTGGCCTACGCGCTGGCTCGCTGGGTCGCCCGGCCGCTGCTCGCCCTCGACACCGCCGCGTCCCGGTTGGGCGAGGGCGCGCTCGACGTGCGGGCCCCGGCCGAGAGCGGGCCGCCGGAGGTGCGCAGACTCGCCGAGACCTTCAATCGCATGGCCGAGCGCACCGAGACGCTGGTGCACGGGCACCGCGGATGGGTCGCCGACGTCTCGCATCAGCTGCGGACACCGCTGACCGCGCTGCGACTGCGGTTGGACGTGCTGGTCGGGGAGGTCGGGGAGGCTGCCGAGCAAGCCGGCCGCCCCGCCGACCTCGCCGCCGAACTGATCAGCGTCCAGGAAGAGATCGAGCGCCTCTCCCGCCTCGTCGACGGCCTTCTCGCCGTCGCCCGCGCCGAGTCGGTCGTCGCACGCCGCGAAGCCGTGCCGGTGGCTGACATCGCGGCGGAGCGCGTCGTGGCCTGGGAGCCTTTGGCCCACGAGCACGGCCAGCATCTGACCGCCGTCGCCCCGCCCGACGGCGGTCCGCTGCCGGCCGTACTGGCGCCGGGCGATCTGGAGCAGATCCTCGACAACCTCATCGCGAACGCGCTGGCCGCGGTCCCGCCCGGCGGCCACGTCCGCGTCGAGGCGCACGCCGACCGCGAGCGCGACCGCGTCGTCGTACGCGTCATCGACGACGGCCCCGGCATGAGCCCGGCGGCCAAGCAGGCCGCCTTCCGCAGGTTCGGCACCAGCAGCGGCACGGGAAGCGGCCTGGGACTGGCGATCGTCGATCGCCTGGTGTCCGCGAACGGCGGCGAGGTCCGGTTGGCCGACACCGACACCGACACCGGCACCAACTCCGGCACGGGCACCGGCGCCGACACGGACCCCGATGCCCGTACCGCCACCGACACCGGCGGCCTCACCGTGGTCGTGGAGCTCCCGGCGGCGTGA
- a CDS encoding FAD:protein FMN transferase, which translates to MAADAAVGRTEFAALGGLAVVLTTDPDAVGPATEAVRAEVEAIDLACSRFRDDSELSRVNARAGEYVEVGPLFAEALSAALWAARATDGDVDPTCGASMRALGYDRDFAELATAPVRPAVPRPGAGWRAVDWDEARSAVRIPVGTALDFGATAKALAADRAAGRAATVTGSGVLVSLSGDIAVCGPAPEGGWRVRVTEDHRSGDDLPGQTVVVTEGGLATSSTVVRAWQVWSDETVPRRVTVHHIVDPRTGRPTDGAWRTVSVAAATCLDANVAATAAIVRGHAAARWLAGLSLPARLVHTDGSAVTVGGWPADPDSPDGPGSPGSAGTGIPAVSALPKLGVATASRPSPHRLPGSRP; encoded by the coding sequence ATGGCGGCGGACGCAGCGGTCGGCCGCACCGAGTTCGCAGCACTCGGCGGACTCGCGGTCGTCCTGACCACGGACCCCGACGCCGTCGGACCGGCGACCGAGGCGGTCCGGGCCGAGGTCGAGGCGATCGACCTGGCCTGCAGCCGCTTTCGCGACGACTCCGAGCTGTCCCGGGTCAATGCCCGAGCGGGGGAGTACGTCGAAGTCGGCCCGTTGTTCGCCGAGGCGTTGAGCGCCGCGCTCTGGGCGGCCCGGGCCACCGACGGCGACGTGGACCCGACCTGCGGCGCCTCGATGCGGGCCCTCGGCTACGACAGGGACTTCGCGGAGCTCGCGACCGCGCCCGTGCGACCGGCGGTGCCCCGGCCCGGGGCCGGATGGCGCGCCGTCGACTGGGACGAGGCGCGGTCCGCGGTCCGGATCCCGGTCGGGACCGCGCTGGATTTCGGCGCCACCGCGAAGGCGCTGGCCGCCGATCGCGCCGCCGGACGCGCGGCCACCGTGACCGGCAGCGGCGTCCTGGTGAGCCTGAGCGGGGACATCGCGGTGTGCGGACCGGCGCCCGAGGGCGGCTGGCGCGTCCGGGTCACCGAGGACCACCGCAGCGGCGACGACCTCCCCGGCCAGACCGTCGTCGTCACCGAGGGCGGGCTGGCCACGTCGAGCACCGTGGTGCGGGCCTGGCAGGTCTGGTCCGACGAGACGGTGCCGCGGCGCGTCACGGTCCACCACATCGTCGACCCGCGCACCGGCAGGCCCACCGACGGCGCCTGGCGCACCGTCTCGGTCGCCGCGGCCACCTGCCTGGACGCCAACGTCGCGGCCACCGCCGCCATCGTGCGCGGCCACGCCGCCGCGCGCTGGCTCGCCGGGCTGAGCCTGCCCGCGCGCCTGGTGCACACCGACGGTTCGGCGGTGACGGTCGGCGGCTGGCCGGCCGACCCGGACAGCCCGGACGGCCCTGGCAGCCCTGGCAGCGCGGGCACCGGCATTCCCGCCGTCAGCGCCCTGCCGAAGCTCGGCGTCGCGACCGCCTCGCGTCCGTCTCCGCATCGTCTCCCCGGCAGCCGGCCATGA
- a CDS encoding ferric reductase-like transmembrane domain-containing protein, which yields MILASNVAASNVVASNVVASNVVASNSWLWYATRATGVIALILLTGSVVLGIIVRVRAASRWWPRLVTLGVHRNLSLLVLAFLGLHILTAVVDTYAPVGWLAVVVPFASSYRPVWLGFGTVAFDLLIAVTITSLLRERINARLWRLVHWAAYACWPSAVIHSLGTGSDTKQPFVLGVTVACVAAVLLAGVWRLASGWPEHATARVVAGVTAAALTIAVTVWTIVGPLRPGWASRSGTPAVLLEQKHSSAPTDGTGSGNAP from the coding sequence ATGATCCTCGCGTCGAACGTGGCCGCCTCGAACGTCGTCGCCTCAAACGTGGTCGCCTCCAATGTGGTCGCCTCGAACAGCTGGCTCTGGTACGCGACCCGGGCCACCGGTGTCATAGCCCTGATCCTGCTCACCGGCAGCGTGGTGCTCGGCATCATCGTGCGGGTCCGCGCGGCCTCGCGGTGGTGGCCGAGGCTGGTGACGCTCGGCGTGCATCGGAACCTGTCGCTGCTGGTGCTGGCGTTCCTCGGCCTGCACATCCTCACCGCGGTCGTCGACACCTACGCGCCGGTCGGGTGGTTGGCGGTCGTGGTGCCGTTCGCCTCGTCCTACCGCCCGGTGTGGCTCGGGTTCGGGACCGTCGCCTTCGATCTGCTGATCGCCGTGACGATCACGAGTCTGCTGCGGGAACGTATCAATGCTCGTCTATGGCGGCTGGTCCACTGGGCTGCCTACGCGTGCTGGCCTTCCGCGGTCATCCACAGCCTGGGGACGGGATCGGACACCAAGCAGCCGTTCGTGCTCGGGGTGACGGTGGCCTGCGTGGCGGCCGTGCTGCTGGCCGGCGTGTGGCGGCTGGCGTCCGGTTGGCCCGAGCACGCCACGGCTCGCGTGGTCGCCGGCGTGACCGCGGCCGCGCTCACGATCGCCGTGACGGTGTGGACGATCGTGGGGCCGCTGCGTCCTGGCTGGGCCTCGCGGTCCGGAACACCGGCGGTGCTCCTGGAACAAAAGCACTCGTCGGCCCCGACGGACGGTACCGGTTCGGGGAACGCGCCATGA
- a CDS encoding NADH-ubiquinone oxidoreductase-F iron-sulfur binding region domain-containing protein — protein sequence MSVTIVTQRLTATGVDYADLATHVRCHGPLPTADAAQIIDTVESSGLTGRGGAAFPTGRKLRTVAGNARRSGAVVIANGCEGEPASAKDRSLLLKAPHAVLDGITLAARAVRAERAYLCIHEDQSELRNTLRRAFSERVAAGTPDVDTAVVEVPNRYVASEESSLVHLLNGGPALPLYTPPRPFERGVRGRPTLVDNVETLGQLALVVRHGAAWFRTAGTPDAPGTALVTVAGAVAAPGVYEIGLGVSGADLLAVAGGPTEHLGAVLAGGYFGAWLRADRFAAAPISPRGLHAAGAAMGAGVFLALPAASCGLAETARVARYLADQSAKQCGPCLNGLPALADALAALAVRGGGRGPGTIAALSPYVVGRGACHHPDGAVRLIGSALTEFADDVRSHSERGPCQGLRRTPILPLPAKV from the coding sequence ATGAGCGTCACGATCGTCACGCAGCGCCTCACCGCGACCGGCGTCGACTACGCCGACCTGGCGACGCACGTCCGTTGCCACGGACCGCTGCCCACCGCCGACGCCGCGCAGATCATCGACACCGTCGAAAGCTCCGGACTGACCGGGCGCGGCGGCGCCGCGTTCCCGACCGGACGCAAGCTGCGCACCGTCGCGGGAAACGCTCGGCGCTCTGGTGCGGTCGTGATCGCCAACGGATGCGAGGGCGAGCCCGCCAGCGCCAAGGATCGCAGCCTTCTGCTTAAGGCGCCGCATGCGGTCCTCGACGGCATCACGCTTGCGGCGCGGGCCGTCCGTGCGGAGCGGGCATACCTGTGTATCCACGAGGACCAAAGCGAGCTTCGCAATACTCTGCGGCGCGCGTTCTCCGAGCGAGTGGCGGCGGGAACGCCGGACGTGGACACCGCCGTCGTCGAGGTGCCGAACCGTTACGTCGCCAGCGAGGAGAGCTCACTGGTGCACCTGCTCAACGGCGGTCCGGCCCTGCCGCTGTACACGCCGCCGCGCCCTTTCGAGCGCGGCGTCCGGGGCCGGCCCACGTTGGTCGACAACGTCGAGACGCTGGGGCAGCTCGCCCTGGTGGTCCGGCACGGCGCCGCCTGGTTCCGCACCGCCGGAACCCCTGACGCGCCGGGAACGGCGCTGGTCACTGTGGCCGGAGCCGTTGCGGCGCCGGGGGTTTACGAGATCGGACTGGGCGTCTCCGGCGCGGATCTGCTGGCGGTCGCCGGTGGACCCACGGAGCACTTGGGCGCGGTCCTTGCCGGCGGTTACTTCGGCGCCTGGCTGCGCGCCGACCGCTTCGCCGCCGCCCCGATCAGCCCGCGCGGGCTGCACGCGGCTGGTGCCGCGATGGGTGCGGGCGTCTTCCTCGCTTTGCCCGCCGCGTCGTGCGGTCTGGCCGAGACCGCGCGGGTGGCGAGATACCTGGCCGACCAGAGCGCCAAGCAGTGCGGGCCGTGTCTGAACGGCCTTCCCGCCCTTGCCGATGCCTTGGCGGCGCTCGCCGTGCGCGGCGGCGGTCGGGGACCGGGAACCATCGCCGCGCTGTCGCCCTACGTCGTCGGTCGCGGCGCGTGTCACCACCCCGACGGCGCGGTGCGGCTGATCGGCAGTGCCCTGACAGAGTTCGCGGACGACGTCCGCAGCCACAGCGAGCGCGGTCCCTGCCAGGGGCTCCGCCGTACCCCGATCCTCCCTCTCCCGGCGAAGGTGTGA
- a CDS encoding ferredoxin, with product MPGRHQERTLRVDPIKCEGHGLCSEAFPEMITADPWNYPVLAPGPVPPHLIHHAEHAVKVCPVLALRLVGRG from the coding sequence ATGCCCGGACGACATCAGGAGCGCACCCTGCGTGTGGACCCGATCAAGTGCGAAGGCCACGGGCTGTGCAGCGAGGCCTTCCCCGAGATGATCACCGCGGATCCCTGGAACTACCCGGTTCTGGCCCCCGGCCCTGTTCCGCCGCACCTGATTCATCATGCCGAGCACGCCGTGAAGGTTTGTCCGGTGCTGGCTTTGCGGCTCGTGGGCCGGGGTTAG
- a CDS encoding CDGSH iron-sulfur domain-containing protein, whose product MTTGNDAATASLPALLAGVRRVGHRIPDDLSSLLAESVIRPLVQLVGPDAAGTAAEASDGDEPSVDVDVDADGELWRLTQEATRLRTTTEVSADASPLLIEATAALQNITCELASDPTEVAARIALLTELQSGLPTSIQAAPDGPYLVTNAPELTTWLGEPIPVRPQMALCRCGDSATKPFCDGAHAKNGFTGAKSPERVADQQDSYPGQQITVLDNRGICAHSGLCTDRLPTVFRQGREPFVAPSGGRMDEIVRAVRDCPSGALSVAIDGREARDQVDQVDQESRPPAIEVSKDGPYRVTGSIPLTGPDGEPEPRAAGASTEHYSLCRCGQSQNKPFCSGMHWYTDFRDPPPPAEPTLFQWAGGLPALTRMTRIFYTKYVPEDPLLAPIFATMSPDHPERVAAWLGETFGGPTRYTDAYGGYDRMVSQHANRSLTEEQRARWAQLIIRSADDAGLPRDPEFRAAFVSYIEWGSRIAVENSQPGAQPPPHMPVPRWWWVCGATPDARVSALAVQPDPEGPVVTLPADDQPISFEAHIRTLFREMDRRSMKFVFDLWSHDDVSRHAEAILGRLRQGSMPCDGAWPAEKTDVFERWIQAGKPA is encoded by the coding sequence GTGACCACAGGAAATGACGCCGCCACAGCGTCGCTGCCGGCGTTGCTCGCCGGGGTGCGCCGTGTCGGGCACCGAATACCGGACGACTTGTCGTCCCTCCTGGCCGAGTCGGTCATCAGGCCCCTGGTTCAGCTCGTCGGGCCCGACGCCGCCGGCACCGCAGCCGAGGCAAGCGACGGCGACGAGCCGTCCGTCGACGTCGACGTCGACGCCGACGGAGAACTCTGGCGCCTCACCCAAGAAGCCACCCGCCTACGCACCACCACCGAGGTCTCCGCCGACGCCTCTCCGCTGCTCATCGAGGCCACCGCCGCGCTCCAGAACATCACCTGCGAGTTGGCATCGGACCCGACAGAGGTCGCAGCGCGGATCGCACTGCTCACCGAGCTGCAATCCGGTCTGCCGACCAGCATCCAAGCCGCGCCCGACGGCCCCTACCTCGTCACCAACGCGCCCGAACTGACCACCTGGCTCGGCGAGCCGATACCGGTCCGTCCCCAGATGGCGCTGTGCCGCTGTGGAGACTCGGCCACCAAGCCGTTCTGCGACGGCGCCCACGCGAAGAACGGCTTCACCGGCGCCAAGAGCCCGGAGCGCGTGGCCGATCAGCAGGACTCGTATCCGGGCCAGCAGATCACCGTCCTCGACAACCGCGGGATCTGCGCGCACTCGGGCCTGTGCACCGACCGCCTCCCCACCGTGTTCCGCCAAGGCCGCGAACCCTTCGTGGCCCCGAGCGGAGGCCGCATGGACGAGATCGTCCGAGCAGTCCGCGACTGCCCGTCCGGGGCGCTGAGTGTCGCGATCGACGGCCGCGAGGCGCGCGACCAGGTCGACCAGGTCGACCAGGAATCCCGGCCGCCGGCCATCGAAGTCTCCAAAGACGGCCCCTACCGGGTCACCGGCTCGATCCCGCTCACCGGCCCGGACGGCGAGCCCGAGCCGCGCGCCGCGGGCGCCTCGACCGAGCACTACAGCCTGTGTCGCTGCGGTCAGTCCCAGAACAAGCCGTTCTGCAGCGGCATGCACTGGTACACCGACTTCCGGGACCCGCCGCCGCCCGCCGAGCCGACGCTGTTCCAGTGGGCCGGCGGCCTGCCGGCACTGACCAGGATGACTCGCATCTTCTATACGAAGTACGTGCCCGAGGACCCGCTGCTGGCACCGATCTTCGCGACCATGTCGCCGGACCACCCCGAACGCGTCGCGGCCTGGCTCGGCGAGACCTTCGGCGGCCCCACCCGGTACACCGACGCCTACGGCGGCTACGACCGCATGGTCAGCCAGCACGCGAACCGGTCGCTCACCGAGGAGCAGCGCGCACGCTGGGCGCAGCTCATCATCCGCTCCGCCGACGACGCCGGGCTGCCCCGCGATCCCGAGTTCCGTGCGGCGTTCGTCTCCTACATCGAGTGGGGCTCGCGCATCGCCGTGGAGAACTCCCAGCCGGGCGCCCAGCCGCCGCCGCACATGCCGGTCCCGCGCTGGTGGTGGGTCTGCGGCGCCACCCCGGACGCGCGGGTCTCCGCGCTGGCCGTACAACCCGACCCGGAAGGACCTGTCGTGACCCTGCCCGCCGACGACCAGCCGATCAGTTTCGAGGCCCACATCAGAACCCTGTTCCGGGAGATGGACCGGCGGTCGATGAAATTCGTCTTCGACCTGTGGTCCCACGACGACGTCAGCCGGCACGCCGAGGCGATCCTCGGCCGGCTCCGGCAGGGTTCGATGCCGTGCGACGGCGCCTGGCCGGCGGAGAAGACGGATGTCTTCGAGCGGTGGATCCAGGCGGGGAAGCCCGCATAG
- a CDS encoding TetR/AcrR family transcriptional regulator codes for MHRKPTPQVTARSAAQGRARDSDIDTRILAAAKRQLAVLGYEGMSIAAVAAEAGTTRQALYRRWPGKAALAEAAVASVEEAPAEAPPEAPAIADPFAALVAELTDFQRKVSRPGRLSLVGTMLQESTDLQVRERYQARVIHPRRQRLTAILEAAQHLALIDEDADLAVAVTMCTGSWYGRALAGEPVPADWPMRTAALVWRAVGGQTA; via the coding sequence GTGCATCGGAAGCCAACGCCACAGGTCACAGCCCGATCGGCGGCCCAGGGAAGGGCGCGCGACAGCGACATCGACACCCGCATCCTCGCCGCGGCCAAGCGCCAGCTCGCGGTACTCGGCTACGAGGGCATGTCGATCGCGGCGGTCGCCGCCGAGGCCGGCACCACCCGCCAGGCCCTCTACCGCCGCTGGCCAGGCAAGGCCGCCCTGGCCGAGGCCGCCGTAGCGAGCGTCGAGGAAGCACCGGCCGAGGCGCCCCCGGAGGCCCCGGCCATCGCGGACCCCTTCGCCGCCCTGGTCGCCGAACTGACCGACTTCCAGCGCAAGGTCTCACGCCCCGGCCGCCTGTCCCTGGTCGGCACCATGCTCCAAGAGAGCACCGACTTGCAGGTCCGCGAGCGCTACCAGGCCCGAGTGATCCATCCCCGCCGGCAGCGTCTTACCGCCATCCTCGAAGCCGCTCAGCACCTCGCACTCATCGACGAGGACGCGGACCTGGCCGTCGCCGTGACCATGTGCACCGGGAGCTGGTACGGCCGTGCTTTGGCTGGCGAGCCGGTTCCGGCCGACTGGCCGATGCGTACTGCCGCTTTGGTGTGGCGGGCTGTCGGCGGGCAGACGGCGTAA
- a CDS encoding condensation domain-containing protein, with the protein MTDWVVVPFEGPGGGVGELTWGQQKVWALMGQAGTSLSMGGAVPVTDGRTVGDLAAELAFFLCRYASMRARIRPGGDGALVQEVAGSGEAVLGIVDVAEDGDPGQVAGELADWWDATPFDHAREWPIRMAAVRARGVVSHVVVTISHIATDGAGIAVMLEELAERDPVTGAPKNEASAMGPLELAAMQRTPSGQRQSEASLRYWERLLRAAAPLRFGPRVDRGEHRYRRAFFESRAVHLASKAVAARVGVPASSVLLAGYAVAVARSTGISPALIQVVVSNRFRPGIADVSHPLSVNGLFVVDVADVTFDEVVIRTHRASALCSKHAYYDPQRLDELRARVNDERGEVVELSCLFNDRRLGADTEPPGPPPSRQELEAARAESTLRWGEPFAAYLDKLMVQVSAVQDALELEVQVDTHHLSADGAHALMLDLESLLVAAVYDADLPTGVQSGTSPGIDT; encoded by the coding sequence ATGACGGATTGGGTCGTCGTGCCGTTCGAGGGGCCCGGTGGTGGCGTCGGGGAGCTGACCTGGGGGCAGCAGAAGGTCTGGGCGCTGATGGGGCAGGCCGGTACGTCGCTGAGCATGGGCGGGGCGGTGCCCGTGACGGATGGCAGGACGGTCGGGGACCTCGCGGCGGAACTTGCCTTCTTCCTGTGCCGTTACGCGTCGATGCGTGCTCGGATCAGGCCGGGAGGGGACGGCGCGTTGGTTCAGGAGGTGGCGGGTTCGGGGGAGGCGGTGCTGGGCATCGTTGACGTCGCGGAGGACGGCGATCCCGGTCAGGTCGCGGGGGAGTTGGCCGACTGGTGGGACGCGACGCCGTTCGACCATGCGCGGGAGTGGCCGATCCGGATGGCGGCGGTGCGGGCTCGGGGTGTGGTCAGCCATGTGGTCGTGACGATCTCCCACATCGCCACGGACGGGGCCGGGATCGCCGTCATGCTCGAGGAGCTGGCCGAGCGGGATCCCGTCACCGGTGCGCCGAAGAACGAGGCGTCGGCGATGGGGCCGTTGGAGCTGGCCGCTATGCAGCGCACGCCCTCCGGTCAGCGGCAGAGTGAGGCTTCGCTGCGCTACTGGGAGCGCCTGCTGCGTGCGGCGGCGCCCCTGCGTTTCGGTCCGCGCGTCGATCGCGGTGAGCACCGCTATCGCCGGGCGTTCTTCGAGTCCCGCGCCGTGCACCTGGCGTCGAAGGCAGTCGCGGCCCGGGTGGGCGTCCCGGCGTCCTCGGTGCTGCTGGCCGGGTACGCCGTGGCCGTGGCGCGGTCGACCGGCATCAGCCCGGCGCTGATCCAGGTGGTCGTCAGCAACAGGTTCCGGCCGGGGATCGCGGATGTGTCCCATCCGCTGTCGGTGAACGGTCTGTTCGTGGTGGACGTCGCTGACGTCACCTTCGACGAGGTCGTGATCCGCACCCACCGGGCCTCCGCGCTCTGCTCGAAGCACGCGTACTACGACCCGCAGCGGCTGGACGAACTGCGCGCCCGCGTCAACGACGAACGCGGCGAAGTCGTCGAGCTCTCCTGCCTGTTCAACGACCGCCGCCTCGGCGCCGACACCGAGCCGCCCGGGCCGCCGCCCTCGCGGCAGGAGCTGGAAGCCGCGCGGGCCGAGAGCACTCTGCGCTGGGGCGAACCCTTCGCGGCGTACCTCGACAAGCTGATGGTCCAAGTCAGTGCGGTCCAGGACGCGCTCGAGCTGGAGGTCCAGGTGGACACCCACCACCTGTCCGCGGACGGGGCGCACGCGCTCATGCTGGACCTCGAGTCGCTGCTGGTGGCCGCGGTGTACGACGCGGACCTGCCGACCGGGGTACAAAGCGGCACCTCTCCAGGCATCGATACATGA
- the pstB gene encoding phosphate ABC transporter ATP-binding protein PstB: MTDSDIGPIGPVAAGGVATVPEAPNAPYEPDARPPAVPGTLEARAISAWFGNRKVLDRVSLTMPGGQVTALIGPSGCGKSTFLRILNRMHELVSSAALAGEVLLDGTDIYDPTIRLTQARARIGMVFQKPNPFPGMSIYDNVTAGLKLTGTRRNRSEQDDIVESCLTRAGLWNEVSDRLKQPGGALSGGQQQRLCIARSLAVRPEVLLMDEPCSALDPTSTNRIEETIRELASEVTIVIVTHNMQQASRVSHNCAFFLASAGTPGRIVEHGPTEAMFNSPQDQRTSDYVNGRFG, from the coding sequence ATGACTGACAGCGATATCGGCCCCATCGGCCCCGTAGCCGCCGGCGGCGTTGCCACCGTGCCGGAAGCCCCGAACGCGCCGTACGAGCCGGACGCCCGCCCCCCGGCCGTCCCGGGCACCCTGGAGGCCCGCGCGATCTCGGCCTGGTTCGGCAACCGCAAGGTCCTGGACCGCGTCTCCCTGACCATGCCCGGCGGCCAGGTCACCGCCCTCATCGGCCCCTCCGGCTGCGGCAAGTCGACCTTCCTGCGCATCCTAAACCGCATGCACGAACTCGTGTCGTCAGCAGCCCTGGCCGGCGAGGTCCTCCTGGACGGCACCGACATCTACGACCCGACCATCCGCCTCACCCAGGCCCGAGCCCGCATCGGCATGGTCTTCCAGAAGCCGAACCCCTTCCCCGGCATGTCGATCTACGACAACGTCACCGCGGGCCTGAAGCTCACGGGCACCCGCCGCAACCGATCGGAGCAGGACGACATCGTCGAGTCCTGCCTCACCCGAGCGGGCCTGTGGAACGAAGTCTCCGACCGCCTGAAGCAACCCGGCGGCGCACTCTCCGGCGGCCAGCAGCAGCGCCTGTGCATCGCCCGCTCGCTCGCAGTCCGCCCCGAGGTGCTGCTGATGGACGAACCCTGCTCCGCCCTGGACCCGACCTCGACCAACCGCATCGAGGAGACCATCCGCGAACTGGCCTCCGAGGTCACGATCGTCATCGTGACCCACAACATGCAGCAGGCCTCACGCGTCTCCCACAACTGCGCCTTCTTCCTGGCCTCCGCCGGCACCCCCGGCCGCATCGTGGAACACGGCCCGACCGAGGCGATGTTCAACTCGCCCCAGGACCAGCGGACGTCGGACTACGTGAACGGGCGGTTCGGCTGA